The Cydia strobilella chromosome 13, ilCydStro3.1, whole genome shotgun sequence genomic interval tctcacgggagttttatagttaaaaatgaGTTAAGAATTTTAGCAAAACTGCCTACATAGGTAGCTGCAACATCGTCCTGGCATCGCCACTATCAGACGAGGCCAGGATAATGTGCAAGCTATAGTTAAGAATAATGTAGTGGTACACCACTGCATTATTTTTTACCTACAGTGGTATTGCAGTACTTCTATATTACTATAGATCTCAGTACAGGGGTGACATCGTCACTGAGTGACGAAACCCcataaaaaaatagataaaaaaaaaaaaaattgtatgattgAACAGGtaacagtatggggttcttaaaAAAGGGAgtaacaggtttttaaagggtcggcaacgcgcatataTAGAGGTTTTTATTTGATGGGCAAATGAATACTTTATAGTTATTATGACAcaatacacaaatacacatgctTGAACAAATAGCCACATACGGAGTTAGTTAACCTTTTGAGACCCTGGACAAATATGGCGACATATAATAGGTAACATATAACTGGCTACCCAGGGTCTCGAAAggttaaataatttatacatgAATGGATTAGTAGTTATAAttgttacaaatattacataatGCAGACATTAGAACAGTGGTGGGCAAACTTTATTCATGGGGGGGCCAGAAAACTTTAAGAAATTTCAGAGGGCCAGAATTGCAGCATTGTCCGTGATGAATGAAGGACCGGCGGCGGGCCGGATAAAATCCTTTCGCAGACCGTATTTTGCCCACTACTGCAGGGGGCATTTTAAAAAACACCCATAACCCATCACCACCACACCACATttaatactcgttcatgatatatatctttatgattactggatacaggacatatcagttgccataactgcctgcctgcttattaaataaataaataaataacccatAACTTTCTTTTCAACTCTGTTAGAAATAAACTTCTGTATTAAGGTATAAAACAGCTCCTAGGgaactgggctataaccgcgaaaatcgaagttcgcaaattgcgggcatttttccctgtcactctaattacaccttcattggagtaaaagagaaagatatccgcattttgcgaatttcggttttcgcggtagcccctcggAGAAATAGTTTGGCCCCGAGATTTGGTTTTGTTGTAACAGAGATTTAttttatgacttcaaaatgtTTAATTTGAGGGGAGAAGCATTTAATGATGGTGACAAGGGAACTGAATTCCATGTGTTACAAGACTTATTGGAGTACTTAAATTAACATTGAATTGCATAAGCCATTCATAACCAAACAACATAAATATTCATTCTATAACGTCTGGTATGACGATGCCAACTTCAACCTGATAAAtgatgtaaacatttttacaaataattttggAGGGAAAATTCGTATTGGTATCTAATGAGAAACGTTGTACAAAAACACATGTAAATAACATTGTAAATCCGTAACCAAAAATATCCAATGCAACATGCATTAGGTAAGCAGCAGTTCTGGAATTAATAGGAAAAAGACGAAAGCACGACGGAATTTAGAAAACTGGCTGGTATTCCCCGATCGATACATACTTGCGTAACTGTTCCCGTGCACGCTCTTCAGCCTTCTTCCGGCTCTTGGATGTCGGGTCTATCTGGTTGACGAGCCATTTGATTGAGAAATAAGTGACGGCAGACACGAAGCAGACCCGTATTGCCATTTGGAACACATCGGTTCGGGTAAATGCAGAGCCTTCCACCATCATGCCTTTTGTATATCTAACACTTTATAACTGAAAAAATACAGAGCTGGTGCCCTATTGGCGGTGCTTTTCGAGTTACAcgagtaaaatattttattttggtcaCAAAAATTCCTTCAAATCACGCTTTTTGTGATTTTTGAGTGATAGACAAACTAGACAGGAAACATTCCGTTTCCAAACCAACAACTGTCACGTTGAACTTTCAAAGATTCATGTAATCTTCGAATATTTTTGCTAATAAACGTAACCTATCAATATGAAATGCAGTAATTTGTTTCCGGTAATTAAAGTGAAGagttaaaacattttcatgCGGCTTAgaaaatttggttattattgTCTATGGTCAAAGtgattacaaaaataagtgaaacGGAACGTTAAACCAGTTTCGTTCGGAAATCATATTTGAAAAATATCGAgcagtttttttaatgtattgtaaaGTAGtaaagctttattattattaacataaatatatgCATTGATTTTTGTTCATTCAATAGCAGGGTTTTTTTACATGACAATCTTTTTCCACCTAAGTTCAGGGAAGTAAAAATTATGTTTCATAATTATAGCAATTCCTAAACGGAATAGGCCATGTGAATGAAACTGTCAAGTTGACGTAAGTTCGTGAAAATCGTGAATAACCTAAAAGttcttgtttttaaataataagtttcTTTCTTCCATCTTCCTCGTAGCGGTGATTGTAAAGTTGATATCATGAAGAAACCAAAACAAGCAGCACGTGCAAGTTTCCCAAACACCCGCAAAGCATTGCGCAAACAGAAAAGGAAGCAAAAGAAAGTTCATAGACaggaacattatttaaataagaaaaCTGTCCATGAACAACCAAAGTATACACCAGGGAGGTTTGTAAAGCGACCCTCTGATGCTCCAGACCCTGATGTAGAAGTTAAGGTAAATAGAAGTCTATTAGAAAccaatatcaaaataaattcCGTAGTTTTCATAGTTGGTTATTGACACTACCAAACATTGCGCGGtgtgcctttttctactgacaagatttgcttgaccaactatatcaatTCTTATTCCACAAATTATAACATAGGTAcacaatattgtcttcggttaccgcgatagttactcatgaaataaaactatgaaaacggattatatcgcgtatattgaatttataatacatcccgacgtttcgaactctttacagcgttcgtggtcaacgggtgtcacccgttgaccacgaacgctgtaaagagttcgaaacgtcgggatgtattataaattcaatatacgcgatataatccgttttcatagttttatttcataggtacacaattattttttttatttttagaagaaaaaGGAAAAATCCCAACCATTGCCAATTGATATTATACAAAAAGAGCGTGAAAAGGAGAAAAAAGAAGCAGACCGTCTAAAAGCTCAGATGGATGAACAGAGACGGAAGATGTTTTTAGAAGCCAATGAGGAAGAGGACAGGATGATAAAGAAATTAGAAAAGCAACTCGGGTTGAACAAGGTTAAAAATAAGAAGAAATTCTTTGAGGATGATGGTCTTGATTGtatccttttttatttatttgttgacTAGTTATTATTTCAGTGCCGTCATGGTAAAAACTACAGGTTTAGGCAATGTGtttttgggcgttttctaaaatacatattgaaaacctgattctgtcaaatctggacattcttcgGCTCATTCTACTcggaatcgacagcattctccatgctgccattaaaaaaagatgtcccaaaatgtcagTTCCATTACATAATGTTTTAGTAGAATTTacaattttcatataaatttttgggacattttttttatcagcatgattgaatatgctagtgattctgattTGAAAgagtatttattttagaaaacaccCTTTTGTGTTGCTTGAAAATTTTGAAGTATTTTCTAACAGTGCAAAAACATTgggaatttgtaaaaaaaatacttgccatgattaatgtatgtaatattaatatccttaattttttttttaatccatgACCCATtacttcataattttttatagcccattaaaaaaaacttacatctACCTATGTAAAAACATGGATCAGAAAACTTACAATACAAAgtcttttttaattacttatttttctaattGTCTTTAAAAGTACTTTTATAGAAAACAAATTTTAGCATATTAGTAAAAATATTCCTTAATATCTAAATCAGATGTACTAGAAATCTGTGACAGACAAACAACGGAACAAATAGTAGCCGCCGAAAAACATCTAGCAAATGTTGAAGGCGAATCGGACTTTGAAGAGGACCTAGCGGCAGTCACCGGTAAagaattaaagaaaaataaagataaaaaatctAAGGATGCAAAAACTAAAgtttctaaaactaaaaattataaaaacagtgacgatgatgatgaatttaGTGAGGGAAATAGTGATCTTGGCAGTGATGGTGATGCTGATGAAGATGATATGAGtcatattgatgatgatgatgaaatgaatgaaaatatgagtggagatgatgatgattttaatgATAATAGTGATTATGATGAAGATGGTGATTTAAGTGATAAAGAAGATTCTGATGAAGAACCTGAAGGtatgtgttttatttgttttgttttttctatCTTTTAGCCAACTAATGAGCCAAACAGAACTTATATCCAAACAAAATGAAATTGATGTTGAAAAAGGCATTacacaaataaagaaaaataatattgactCAACTGTTAGGAAATTGTACATTCTATTGTTAGTTTgatatactgttttttttttttctttcagaaaaacctacaaaatcatcaaaatctAAACAAAAATCGAAAGAAGACCCAGTCCCAAAGCCAGAGAAGAAAACAGCCAAAGAAAGGGTAGTTTCAGAAGAAGAATTATCCAAAATGTTCAGTGATGATGAAGTATCACATCTAtccgatgatgatgatttggGGAGTGGAGATGAATTTGGGGATGAAATTGAGGAAAAGGTGATAGAGAAACCAGATGTTTGGGAAGATATTTATGGACGGAAGAGGGATAAAGAAGGAAATGTTATAAAGGTAAGGACTAAATCatagcatagagaaataagtaaggatAGTGCTAAGTCCATACagtacatacattattattttaccaAAACGCGGGTTATTTCGTAGtagtggatttatcagtaccgctacttgacaccagatgtcaagaaaaatgtattgctaaaacaatttacaactaatattagcaaaacgagttgaaaatagagttccggttaatccagttataatattagctgaaaattatTGAGCATTAGGcttttcgttcgtcgcgacatctattgtcaagtgGCAGTACTGATAAAAtcactacttgacgctagatggcgacatagagaaataagtaaacatagagtgctcactccatacatcagttttgttacaaaAACGACCATTAACTATTTGtccattgtatgttattttatgtatcttttcttcttgtctgttaccttccgtgattcttctcacctgatagtctcatcggaagatcagcgctggaagtcaccagcaacatgctgagatgaagGCCATTttgtggcactttaatcttattttatgttttcttttgtattatgtaatgacttgtttgtttgtgcttacgaataaaatctcattctattctattattttcgtagtctaacatctagcgtcaagtagcggaattgtcagtactgctacttgtcaatagatgtcgcgacgaacggaaagtctaatgctcaacaattttcagctccgccatttgtacataattgtatatcttGGTGCAatcaagtttaaataaataaataaatgtgacgttttcaaccaaaaggtaccacattgtcgcttgtcgataaggttcatttctaattgaagctatatggaaatagcgccttactgacaagcgacaataagtattcttttgtttgaaaatggcacaaataagtTCTGTGTTTCAGGAAGACAAAGGTGCCTACATTCCACCCCATCTGAGAAACAAGGATGCTACAACTGATCAGGCGACAGCTCAACTAAAACGACAAATCAAGAGTAAGTGCTGCATATATTATGAATTGCagctaatttacacaaaacctttacaaattatacatataaaccttcctcttgaatcactctgtctattaaaaaaccgcatcaaaatccgttgcgtagttttaaagatctaagcatacatagacagacggagagacagcggaaagcgactttgttttatactatgtagtgaaataaaactttctatgtatacatgactttacaacgaaataaatgaaatgaaatatgttgCTCATCCCATCTTAACAAATTGATAGGAAAAGAACTAAATAAAGTTCAGTTTGACTTTCAATACAGACAAAACAGTGATGGTAGGTCAAACAATTCTATTACGAGtaacttgaatttttttatataaaagttttcatttacaAAGTGCTTACAAGTAACTGCCTTATTCAGGGTGATTTTCATtatgcacaaaagaaaaacgtaTCGTagaaaaggcggacttaatgccaaaaggcattctttaCCGGTCAAcctcagaaaaaaatatataagttttgaatgattcacggttagtttcactagacttatattgaccgggatatagaccgagattaccttttgtattgtttatgagctcccgatatcccagtctaatgaaatttatatgatcCATAAATGTTTTCAGGCATCCTAAATAAGTTAGCACACACTAACCTCCACTGGGCGTGCACATCCATAGAGAACCTCTATTCCAGCAACAGCCGCCACTCTGTCAGCTCGTCTCTCTGTGGTCTATGGCTAGAGGCAGTTTGTGGGACCGTGAGTGCGCCTCTACGCCTCCAGGTATGTATTAAACACACACCAACCTTCACTAAGGCTGCACATCCATAGAGAACCTCTACTTCAGCAACAGCCTTCACTCTGTAAGCTTGTCTCTCTGTGGTCTATGGCTGGAGGCAGTTTGTGGGACCGTGAGTGCTCCTCTACGCCTCCAGGTATGGATTAAACACACACCAACCTTCACTAAGGCTGCACATCCATAGAGAACCTCTACTCCAGCAACATCCGTCACTGTGTCAGCTCGTCTCTCTGTGGTCTATGGCTGGAGGCAGTTTGTGGGACCGTGAGTGCTCCTCTACGCCTCCAGGTATGGATTAAACACACACCAACCTTCACTAAGGCTGCACATCCATAGAGAACCTCTACTCCAGCAACATCCGTCACTGTGTCAGCTCGTCTCTCTGTGGTCTATGGCTGGAGGCAGTTTGTGGGACCGTGAGTGCTCCTCTACGCCTCCAGGTATGGATTAAACACACACCAACCTTCACTAAGCCTGCACATCCATAGAGAACCTCTACTTCAGCAACAGCCTTCACTCTGTAAGCTTGTCTCTCTGTGGTCTATGGCTGGAGGCAGTTTGTGGGACCGTGAGTGCTCCTCTACGCCTCCAGGTATGGATTAAACACACACCAACCTTCACTAAGCCTGCACATCCATAGAGAACCTCTACTTCAGCAACAGCCTTCACTCTGTAAGCTTGTCTCTCTGTGGTCTATGGCTGGAGGCAGTTTGTGGGACCGTGAGCGCTCCTCTACGCCTCCAGGTATGTATTAAACACACACCAACCTTCACTAAGCCTGCACATCCATAGAGAACCTCTACTTCAGCAACAGCCTTCACTCTGTAAGCTTGTCTCTCTGTGGTCTATGGCTGGAGGCAGTTTGTGGGACCGTGAGTGCTCCTCTACGCCTCCAGGTATGGATTAAACACACACCAACCTTCACTAAGCCTGCACATCCATAGAGAACCTCTACTTCAGCAACAGCCTTCACTCTGTAAGCTTGTCTCTCTGTGGTCTATGGCTGGAGGCAGTTTGTGGGACCGTGAGTGCGCCTCTACGCCTCCAGGTATGTTTGTTTTCACGCCACTGTTCAGAAAAATATGCCAATAGATGGTctaaatattcatattttatgttttacttgTATGTACAAggttgtacagtcacctgcaataatatgcgACTCTTCGAAGACCgcgaaaatatctgacacgatcttatttatagatccataagagcgtgtcacatattgcggccttcgaagagtaataGATCACAGATGACTGTACTACACACTTTTCTTTTCACTCACTGATTGGTTGACACAACCAatcttagtacagtcgccattagatatatcagagcggccgaggtgctcaaaaatatctgaacacgcactctaactccttgacaatagaggcgtgttcagatgtttgtgagcacctcgtccgctccgatatatctgatggcgactgtacatcagGTTCATTAGATCATTTATGGTAGGTATTTTaattcttttaaaataataaagattgTTTTGTTTACTATGAATTTTTATGGCAGTATGATTGTAAATTTTGTGAGTTATAAAAACGCCCTTGTTGAATATTTTGTTGAATTTCCAGGCCGAGCATGCCGCTCTAGTCGGCGTGTTGCACGCCAATGTGGGGCAGGAAATTGGTAAGTACCGTCccgctaacccggggttaagcggttaaaccgttaacacagTGTCAACAGTACACAGTGACGttacgatgtgttgccattttgttagagcaTTTCGTTAGTAAAGTGCgagtgccagactttgaccatcatttgtgacttttgtattgctttaagacaatgggtcccaatgggtacagacatttgatcctcaaaacgaacctgatcgactgataccattaaaaaaaattgtcgacTACTCAATTGTCATAGATTTTACACATCTTGAAGTCGATCGGCCGAAAGTACACTCGCGCGAAGTAATAAGCGTTCATTTAAGTGTTAGtagagtttaaaattatgattaatttaattaccttcCTATAGTAACGTGCATTGTTACaatcttactcaatcaatgtatctttgctaataaataaataaatattatattataagacactagcttttgcccgcgacttcgtctgcgtggaattagtaatttgggtaacttaattcttaaacaaatctgctttttaatccatccttttttcacccccaaattggtccacactatacatttccatcccattttttacacccttaagggatgatttcggggataaaagttattctatatcctttcccacagatcaaactatccccataccaagtttcatctaaatcggttcagcggttattgattccccatacaaattttcacccccttttcacccccttgaggggtgagttctgggataaaaagtatcctatgtccttccccaggactcaaactatctgtataccaaatttcaactaaatcggttcagcggtgcaagcgtaaagaggtaacacacagacagacagacagacagattttcgcatttataatattaagtatggattctttcacagattgactaagtcccacggtaagcccaaggaggcttgtgttataggtactcagacaacgatatatataatatataaatacttaaatacatactgATGTTATTTTCCCATTTCAGGAGCCCACTTCTTAGAAGAGTTGTGCACGATATTCGACCGTCTGACGCAGATTCCGCAGCCCATGGAGAATAAAACTTTGGACAACATTGTGTGCTGTCTCGCTTATCTGTATAGTTTCAAGGTACTTTTAGATTACTTAatgcataatagtacattacgatacaagtgcgaaaagtaggaaattcgcaacgactgccgatataaattaaaacaagaccgaagggagtgttttaaatcgacatgagTGAATTACCTATTCACCTAGCGATTATCTGttgtaatagacgcgttttgttagagagtgaaccttctatACCTAGTCACAGATTATAtgatagttcttacgaacagatacttatctctcaaagaaaacgcaaatacctaccgttttgatacatacacaaaaatacaatggagtgaccttcaacgcgccgctccccgcaccgcgcgcgccgacaccggcacaacgctagggttgccgacgcttttTTCAAacacttaggtgtcttaggtagatatctagctataaatgtgtcgtaaaaacattacctacatctttaaaacaatttaataatacctacgtagcttgtaactatcgtaaaaataatgacagtaggtgtaagtacctatattgaaaatgtctacttacttttcctcatccgtcgaaagaggaaaaaactatttatttgttttattgtttctgcatccatccacactacaagctgtgttatttgtccGCGAtgaagacatttctttggcatagcgcgcggtgacgtgcgtgcgtgatcgcgtgtggcaaccaactggctagcttgagtcccgccggcgggaagcgagtcgtaggtataaatccgagctcgcgcggagagttccataggcctgaccTAGTACTAGACCGAGTAAGTTTACAAATTGGTAAACTTACTCGGTCGTCATGTCGTCATCATCACTGAtcgaaaatatttttctattgaaaaatataataatttctcGCAGATTTTCCACGCGACTCTCCTCTACGACATCCTGAACCGCCTACTTGAGAATCCAACAGAGAAAAGCATAGACTGCGTGTTGTGCGCGTTCCGCTGTGCGGGGGCGTCACTACGCAAGGACGAGCCGCTAGCCTTGAAGGCTTTCATACAAGACGCGCAAAAGCAAGCTAGTGCGGTGCAAGGAAGTGACCAGGCTGGGTAAGTGGCCTTACCTTTAGTTTAGGTtaggctccgtacccaaagggtaaaaacgggaccctgttactaagactccgtctgaCATTTACACTTCGCGCTAGCTACATGACTAGGGGGCTTCTGTGCCGCCTACACTTTAAAAAACTACTATTGATATTAcctcgggtctctattgtttcccatatagttttaagtcataatgtatttgtttgtccacattttcgttagtcataatttagtgttttctcagaaacgcgtaacttttcaagattgccataaaacaaacctaacctaacctatttgtaggataacctgaggaaaatcctgaaagttaacggtttcagaattataataatatgacaatcattacattatgactttcaataattatgtcaaacaaagggacccctattagccctactcatagtgttgtgttcctgccggtgagtaaggttgccagagctcaacgagggtgcggtgttagggtcggcaacgcgcatgtaacccATCTGGAGTttcaggcgtacataggctacgatgactgcttaacatcaggcgggccgtatgcttgtttgccaccgacgtagtataaaaatgtaccattctcaatcaaaagggtacctattgtcggttgtcaactGTGgtcgtcaataaggcgctatttccatatagctttaattgaaaatcaaccttattgacaagcgacaatgtggtacctttaggttgaaaatgtcacaaagaATGATGTTTCCAGGTCTCGAATAAAGTTCCTCCTTGAAGTTCTAATGGCTGTAAAGAACAATAATCTGAACAAGATACCGAACTACGATCCGAGTTTCGTTGAACAGCTGAAGAAGACCGTCAGAGGGATTATTAGGAAAGGGAACTATGCTACTCCACTCAATATTACACTGGAAGATTTACTCAAAGGTAATGAAACTAATGAACacaaattatatttacctaaagtATATTGTTGCTAACTCATCAATCATCATCTTTTCAATACCACATTATACaccacaatagttatttacagtacacatggtactactttttcgcactagtgcgtaaagagcacttttcgtgcatatgtcgaaagtttaaacggCCCATATGTactgcaaagatagatataactccgtaatagatggatacagtctaaggaaaaaacgtgcctcgaaaatcaagaaaatgttattctcgttcagagggcgctactagttttggcctacagtcgtatagatggcgttgacggtttcgtttgttatttaacaattttaacgcatatcagtcaaaatcataaaaataattaatgcaaataaaaaaaattcatttatctatatttaaatacattctatcgtatttttataaatcttcatttttagttttaaagcgtgtcgacagatggcagtgaatttactggggttacaaaatttactatgacagtaccgctctagtataagttactctatgtgtactgtaaaacgttgtacgatacacgtgcgaaaaggtaattcgaaactagtggcgataaattaaaacactacCGCAGGGAACTGACAGATAAAACCTATGCTgacgccatctgtaaaatacttcgaccagacaaccccatttttagggttccgtacctcaaaagagaaaaaacggaacccttataggatcactcgtctgtctgtctgtccgtcgtcacagcctattttctccgaaactactggaccaattaagttgaaatttggtatacatatgtaagtttgtgacccaaagacggacatgtaacgtaaacaaatgaattttaaacatgggggccacttttggggggtaaatgagaaaattaaaaaataaaattttttaaactatatcatgttatatatcaaatgaaagagctcattgtgagaatctcgaatatattttttttataattttagggtaaacaatttagaagttattcaagaaaataggcaaaaaatgaccattcccctttatctccgaaactactgggtctaaaattttgaaaaaaatacacaatctagatctttacctacagattacaggaaaacctattagaaattgcagtcaagcgtgagtcggacttaattacttagtctttgatccgatccctacgggttttttaatgacattttactcacgtttcacataaaaaacacattgtttaaattgtgtaatgtacggaacccttggaacgcgagtccgactcgctcttggccggttttttaattttcttcatGCGTTGTAAATATACAACCTTTCTTTTCTATTTCAGCCGAAACTCGCGGCAAATGGTGGGTAGTAGGCTCCGCGTGGGAAGGCAACCGACCGATGCCTGAAGAGAAAGTCAAAGCAGTTCCCAGCACGGACCAGAAGCTTCTAGAACTTGCTAGGAAGCAGAGGATGAATACAGACGTTCGGAGAAGCATCTTCTGCGTTATTATGTCCGCTGAGGTAAGATCTTATTAAGATAAAGGAAATCTCGTTAAGAGGTCTTATTCCTacaacgagcgtattttgcaaaatgcttcctttttcattcaacattacgacgtaactattagtatttattcaaaaactgttaacgttcttaaataatcatttcctaaactagcggctgaaatagttaaagtttgcattttctctttttaaacctaaaataaatgagttttcctgggagtatttttcaaaatttgcagtgagaagtgtcgtttcggttgccaattttgaagtaaacaagaatcatttgctacatgaatgattacaattcaattcaccatatcttgtacgaggggctgaaatgattgaaaatcagattcatttaaaaaaattgataaaataccttccgagttttcttaattttttcggtgaaaacagggtcgcattatatttttttatcgcaaattgtacttatattttgccctcaaaataatattatagcaaactctaacCATATACTTAGCACAGCATACGTAAAGGGGATGTTTGTTTATGCGTTCGT includes:
- the LOC134746466 gene encoding nucleolar MIF4G domain-containing protein 1 homolog → MKKPKQAARASFPNTRKALRKQKRKQKKVHRQEHYLNKKTVHEQPKYTPGRFVKRPSDAPDPDVEVKKKKEKSQPLPIDIIQKEREKEKKEADRLKAQMDEQRRKMFLEANEEEDRMIKKLEKQLGLNKVKNKKKFFEDDGLDYVLEICDRQTTEQIVAAEKHLANVEGESDFEEDLAAVTGKELKKNKDKKSKDAKTKVSKTKNYKNSDDDDEFSEGNSDLGSDGDADEDDMSHIDDDDEMNENMSGDDDDFNDNSDYDEDGDLSDKEDSDEEPEEKPTKSSKSKQKSKEDPVPKPEKKTAKERVVSEEELSKMFSDDEVSHLSDDDDLGSGDEFGDEIEEKVIEKPDVWEDIYGRKRDKEGNVIKEDKGAYIPPHLRNKDATTDQATAQLKRQIKSILNKLAHTNLHWACTSIENLYSSNSRHSVSSSLCGLWLEAVCGTVSAPLRLQAEHAALVGVLHANVGQEIGAHFLEELCTIFDRLTQIPQPMENKTLDNIVCCLAYLYSFKIFHATLLYDILNRLLENPTEKSIDCVLCAFRCAGASLRKDEPLALKAFIQDAQKQASAVQGSDQAGSRIKFLLEVLMAVKNNNLNKIPNYDPSFVEQLKKTVRGIIRKGNYATPLNITLEDLLKAETRGKWWVVGSAWEGNRPMPEEKVKAVPSTDQKLLELARKQRMNTDVRRSIFCVIMSAEDYMDAFEKLQHLGLKGSQEREIVHVLLACCTQERTHNPYYSVLAQKLCDVDRKYQLSIQFAVWDKIKDLESLSKQTTTNLAQFLIHLIMEKGLALSVLKVIEFSDLNKSSVRFLRQILLAIIMNADLQASLQVFHRIAKSSKLHMFRESLRLFIQHFLLKNAGKKSAVLSEEEMKILKERTVEVEKILTMFETKLKF